Proteins encoded by one window of Perca fluviatilis chromosome 13, GENO_Pfluv_1.0, whole genome shotgun sequence:
- the paqr7a gene encoding progestin and adipoQ receptor family member VII, a isoform X1, giving the protein MKGERARGNGMQHKGRRSDSDPRPLRRRLRLCRWTRALPAFSLQSQDPSVEYVSGPAEGEIVSAAGTEKKQGTRKDPVCITRLLTVMATIVMERIGRVFISLQQIRELPRMLTDAAPSMPGTVRDTEVPYYFRERYVCTGYRPLYQNWRYYFLSLFQRHNETINIWTHLLALLVILVRLRQLAETVDFVGDPHSWPLLILILSSLTYSAFSAAAHLLGGKSELCHYIFFFLDYVGVAQYQYGSAIVHFYYAVDEGLHRHVRGIFMPAATVLSCLSCLGCCYGKYFNHSLPTWVRKVCQVVPSALAYIWDSSPVAKRLMSSSPASNDPAIIYHFGQVAFFLSCSFFFTFPLLERCFPGRCDFVGQSHQIFHVLLSCCTLCQIHASHLDYVGRRKLYSRLHKSGEAALFVGLYVVTLVGCALVVAFMLKKAKQVLDFKAKSK; this is encoded by the exons atgaaaggggagagagcgagggggaatggcatgcagcacaagggccgcaggtcggactcggacccgcggccgctgcgtcgaagACTGCGCCTCTGTAGATGgacgcgcgctctaccag CCTTTTCACTTCAGAGCCAAGATCCATCTGTTGAATATGTGTCTGGCCCAGCGGAGGGAGAGATCGTTTCAGCTGCAggcactgaaaaaaaacaaggaacgAG GAAGGACCCAGTGTGCATCACTCGGCTACTGACAGTCATGGCGACCATTGTGATGGAGAGAATTGGGCGAGTGTTCATCAGCCTGCAGCAGATCAGGGAGCTTCCTCGGATGCTGACTGATGCTGCACCCTCCATGCCCGGCACCGTAAGAGACACCGAGGTTCCCTACTACTTCAGGGAGCGCTACGTCTGCACCGGCTACCGGCCACTCTACCAAAACTGGCGCTattacttcctgtctttattCCAGCGCCACAACGAGACAATCAACATCTGGACTCACCTGCTGGCATTGTTGGTGATTCTGGTGAGACTACGGCAACTCGCCGAGACTGTGGATTTTGTTGGCGATCCTCATTCATGGCCCCTGTTGATCCTCATCCTGTCCTCGTTGACCTACTCGGCATTCAGTGCAGCAGCTCACCTACTGGGTGGAAAGTCTGAGCTGTGTCATTACATCTTCTTCTTTCTGGACTATGTTGGGGTAGCCCAGTATCAGTACGGCAGTGCTATAGTTCACTTTTACTACGCTGTGGATGAGGGCTTGCACAGACACGTGCGTGGGATCTTCATGCCTGCTGCCACTGTCCTCAGCTGTCTGTCGTGCCTGGGATGCTGCTACGGCAAGTACTTCAACCACAGCTTACCGACGTGGGTGCGTAAGGTGTGCCAGGTGGTGCCCTCAGCGCTCGCCTATATCTGGGACAGCAGTCCTGTGGCGAAAAGACTCATGTCATCGTCTCCAGCCAGCAATGACCCAGCCATTATCTATCACTTTGGCCAGGTGGCTTTCTTCCTCAGCTGCAGCTTCTTCTTTACCTTCCCTCTGCTAGAGCGCTGCTTCCCCGGGCGCTGCGATTTCGTGGGACAGAGTCATCAGATCTTCCATGTACTCTTATCTTGCTGCACCCTGTGTCAGATCCACGCCTCCCACCTCGACTACGTGGGCCGTAGGAAGCTGTACTCGCGTCTGCATAAGAGCGGTGAGGCTGCTCTCTTTGTGGGACTGTATGTGGTCACTTTGGTCGGTTGTGCGCTAGTTGTTGCCTTCATGCTGAAGAAAGCTAAACAAGTGCTTGATTTCAAAGCCAAGTCCAAATGA
- the paqr7a gene encoding progestin and adipoQ receptor family member VII, a isoform X2, whose amino-acid sequence MACSTRAAGRTRTRGRCVEDCASVDGRALYQPFHFRAKIHLLNMCLAQRRERSFQLQALKKNKERGGKDPVCITRLLTVMATIVMERIGRVFISLQQIRELPRMLTDAAPSMPGTVRDTEVPYYFRERYVCTGYRPLYQNWRYYFLSLFQRHNETINIWTHLLALLVILVRLRQLAETVDFVGDPHSWPLLILILSSLTYSAFSAAAHLLGGKSELCHYIFFFLDYVGVAQYQYGSAIVHFYYAVDEGLHRHVRGIFMPAATVLSCLSCLGCCYGKYFNHSLPTWVRKVCQVVPSALAYIWDSSPVAKRLMSSSPASNDPAIIYHFGQVAFFLSCSFFFTFPLLERCFPGRCDFVGQSHQIFHVLLSCCTLCQIHASHLDYVGRRKLYSRLHKSGEAALFVGLYVVTLVGCALVVAFMLKKAKQVLDFKAKSK is encoded by the exons atggcatgcagcacaagggccgcaggtcggactcggacccgcggccgctgcgtcgaagACTGCGCCTCTGTAGATGgacgcgcgctctaccag CCTTTTCACTTCAGAGCCAAGATCCATCTGTTGAATATGTGTCTGGCCCAGCGGAGGGAGAGATCGTTTCAGCTGCAggcactgaaaaaaaacaaggaacgAGGTGG GAAGGACCCAGTGTGCATCACTCGGCTACTGACAGTCATGGCGACCATTGTGATGGAGAGAATTGGGCGAGTGTTCATCAGCCTGCAGCAGATCAGGGAGCTTCCTCGGATGCTGACTGATGCTGCACCCTCCATGCCCGGCACCGTAAGAGACACCGAGGTTCCCTACTACTTCAGGGAGCGCTACGTCTGCACCGGCTACCGGCCACTCTACCAAAACTGGCGCTattacttcctgtctttattCCAGCGCCACAACGAGACAATCAACATCTGGACTCACCTGCTGGCATTGTTGGTGATTCTGGTGAGACTACGGCAACTCGCCGAGACTGTGGATTTTGTTGGCGATCCTCATTCATGGCCCCTGTTGATCCTCATCCTGTCCTCGTTGACCTACTCGGCATTCAGTGCAGCAGCTCACCTACTGGGTGGAAAGTCTGAGCTGTGTCATTACATCTTCTTCTTTCTGGACTATGTTGGGGTAGCCCAGTATCAGTACGGCAGTGCTATAGTTCACTTTTACTACGCTGTGGATGAGGGCTTGCACAGACACGTGCGTGGGATCTTCATGCCTGCTGCCACTGTCCTCAGCTGTCTGTCGTGCCTGGGATGCTGCTACGGCAAGTACTTCAACCACAGCTTACCGACGTGGGTGCGTAAGGTGTGCCAGGTGGTGCCCTCAGCGCTCGCCTATATCTGGGACAGCAGTCCTGTGGCGAAAAGACTCATGTCATCGTCTCCAGCCAGCAATGACCCAGCCATTATCTATCACTTTGGCCAGGTGGCTTTCTTCCTCAGCTGCAGCTTCTTCTTTACCTTCCCTCTGCTAGAGCGCTGCTTCCCCGGGCGCTGCGATTTCGTGGGACAGAGTCATCAGATCTTCCATGTACTCTTATCTTGCTGCACCCTGTGTCAGATCCACGCCTCCCACCTCGACTACGTGGGCCGTAGGAAGCTGTACTCGCGTCTGCATAAGAGCGGTGAGGCTGCTCTCTTTGTGGGACTGTATGTGGTCACTTTGGTCGGTTGTGCGCTAGTTGTTGCCTTCATGCTGAAGAAAGCTAAACAAGTGCTTGATTTCAAAGCCAAGTCCAAATGA
- the paqr7a gene encoding progestin and adipoQ receptor family member VII, a isoform X3 gives MACSTRAAGRTRTRGRCVEDCASVDGRALYQSQDPSVEYVSGPAEGEIVSAAGTEKKQGTRKDPVCITRLLTVMATIVMERIGRVFISLQQIRELPRMLTDAAPSMPGTVRDTEVPYYFRERYVCTGYRPLYQNWRYYFLSLFQRHNETINIWTHLLALLVILVRLRQLAETVDFVGDPHSWPLLILILSSLTYSAFSAAAHLLGGKSELCHYIFFFLDYVGVAQYQYGSAIVHFYYAVDEGLHRHVRGIFMPAATVLSCLSCLGCCYGKYFNHSLPTWVRKVCQVVPSALAYIWDSSPVAKRLMSSSPASNDPAIIYHFGQVAFFLSCSFFFTFPLLERCFPGRCDFVGQSHQIFHVLLSCCTLCQIHASHLDYVGRRKLYSRLHKSGEAALFVGLYVVTLVGCALVVAFMLKKAKQVLDFKAKSK, from the exons atggcatgcagcacaagggccgcaggtcggactcggacccgcggccgctgcgtcgaagACTGCGCCTCTGTAGATGgacgcgcgctctaccag AGCCAAGATCCATCTGTTGAATATGTGTCTGGCCCAGCGGAGGGAGAGATCGTTTCAGCTGCAggcactgaaaaaaaacaaggaacgAG GAAGGACCCAGTGTGCATCACTCGGCTACTGACAGTCATGGCGACCATTGTGATGGAGAGAATTGGGCGAGTGTTCATCAGCCTGCAGCAGATCAGGGAGCTTCCTCGGATGCTGACTGATGCTGCACCCTCCATGCCCGGCACCGTAAGAGACACCGAGGTTCCCTACTACTTCAGGGAGCGCTACGTCTGCACCGGCTACCGGCCACTCTACCAAAACTGGCGCTattacttcctgtctttattCCAGCGCCACAACGAGACAATCAACATCTGGACTCACCTGCTGGCATTGTTGGTGATTCTGGTGAGACTACGGCAACTCGCCGAGACTGTGGATTTTGTTGGCGATCCTCATTCATGGCCCCTGTTGATCCTCATCCTGTCCTCGTTGACCTACTCGGCATTCAGTGCAGCAGCTCACCTACTGGGTGGAAAGTCTGAGCTGTGTCATTACATCTTCTTCTTTCTGGACTATGTTGGGGTAGCCCAGTATCAGTACGGCAGTGCTATAGTTCACTTTTACTACGCTGTGGATGAGGGCTTGCACAGACACGTGCGTGGGATCTTCATGCCTGCTGCCACTGTCCTCAGCTGTCTGTCGTGCCTGGGATGCTGCTACGGCAAGTACTTCAACCACAGCTTACCGACGTGGGTGCGTAAGGTGTGCCAGGTGGTGCCCTCAGCGCTCGCCTATATCTGGGACAGCAGTCCTGTGGCGAAAAGACTCATGTCATCGTCTCCAGCCAGCAATGACCCAGCCATTATCTATCACTTTGGCCAGGTGGCTTTCTTCCTCAGCTGCAGCTTCTTCTTTACCTTCCCTCTGCTAGAGCGCTGCTTCCCCGGGCGCTGCGATTTCGTGGGACAGAGTCATCAGATCTTCCATGTACTCTTATCTTGCTGCACCCTGTGTCAGATCCACGCCTCCCACCTCGACTACGTGGGCCGTAGGAAGCTGTACTCGCGTCTGCATAAGAGCGGTGAGGCTGCTCTCTTTGTGGGACTGTATGTGGTCACTTTGGTCGGTTGTGCGCTAGTTGTTGCCTTCATGCTGAAGAAAGCTAAACAAGTGCTTGATTTCAAAGCCAAGTCCAAATGA
- the paqr7a gene encoding progestin and adipoQ receptor family member VII, a isoform X4 produces the protein MDARSTRAKIHLLNMCLAQRRERSFQLQALKKNKERGGKDPVCITRLLTVMATIVMERIGRVFISLQQIRELPRMLTDAAPSMPGTVRDTEVPYYFRERYVCTGYRPLYQNWRYYFLSLFQRHNETINIWTHLLALLVILVRLRQLAETVDFVGDPHSWPLLILILSSLTYSAFSAAAHLLGGKSELCHYIFFFLDYVGVAQYQYGSAIVHFYYAVDEGLHRHVRGIFMPAATVLSCLSCLGCCYGKYFNHSLPTWVRKVCQVVPSALAYIWDSSPVAKRLMSSSPASNDPAIIYHFGQVAFFLSCSFFFTFPLLERCFPGRCDFVGQSHQIFHVLLSCCTLCQIHASHLDYVGRRKLYSRLHKSGEAALFVGLYVVTLVGCALVVAFMLKKAKQVLDFKAKSK, from the exons ATGgacgcgcgctctaccag AGCCAAGATCCATCTGTTGAATATGTGTCTGGCCCAGCGGAGGGAGAGATCGTTTCAGCTGCAggcactgaaaaaaaacaaggaacgAGGTGG GAAGGACCCAGTGTGCATCACTCGGCTACTGACAGTCATGGCGACCATTGTGATGGAGAGAATTGGGCGAGTGTTCATCAGCCTGCAGCAGATCAGGGAGCTTCCTCGGATGCTGACTGATGCTGCACCCTCCATGCCCGGCACCGTAAGAGACACCGAGGTTCCCTACTACTTCAGGGAGCGCTACGTCTGCACCGGCTACCGGCCACTCTACCAAAACTGGCGCTattacttcctgtctttattCCAGCGCCACAACGAGACAATCAACATCTGGACTCACCTGCTGGCATTGTTGGTGATTCTGGTGAGACTACGGCAACTCGCCGAGACTGTGGATTTTGTTGGCGATCCTCATTCATGGCCCCTGTTGATCCTCATCCTGTCCTCGTTGACCTACTCGGCATTCAGTGCAGCAGCTCACCTACTGGGTGGAAAGTCTGAGCTGTGTCATTACATCTTCTTCTTTCTGGACTATGTTGGGGTAGCCCAGTATCAGTACGGCAGTGCTATAGTTCACTTTTACTACGCTGTGGATGAGGGCTTGCACAGACACGTGCGTGGGATCTTCATGCCTGCTGCCACTGTCCTCAGCTGTCTGTCGTGCCTGGGATGCTGCTACGGCAAGTACTTCAACCACAGCTTACCGACGTGGGTGCGTAAGGTGTGCCAGGTGGTGCCCTCAGCGCTCGCCTATATCTGGGACAGCAGTCCTGTGGCGAAAAGACTCATGTCATCGTCTCCAGCCAGCAATGACCCAGCCATTATCTATCACTTTGGCCAGGTGGCTTTCTTCCTCAGCTGCAGCTTCTTCTTTACCTTCCCTCTGCTAGAGCGCTGCTTCCCCGGGCGCTGCGATTTCGTGGGACAGAGTCATCAGATCTTCCATGTACTCTTATCTTGCTGCACCCTGTGTCAGATCCACGCCTCCCACCTCGACTACGTGGGCCGTAGGAAGCTGTACTCGCGTCTGCATAAGAGCGGTGAGGCTGCTCTCTTTGTGGGACTGTATGTGGTCACTTTGGTCGGTTGTGCGCTAGTTGTTGCCTTCATGCTGAAGAAAGCTAAACAAGTGCTTGATTTCAAAGCCAAGTCCAAATGA